CTACAGGCCCAAGACAAAACCTAgacaaattcaaaacaaaacaagctcCAGATAACAATATGAATCATTAAAACGGAGTTAGAGGTCACACACTCAATGAGCATCTATGTCAAGGTCATGGTCTTACACTCAagggatgaaagaaaaaaatacagagAAAAGATGCAAGTGTGGAAAGAGGAATGGTGATGGGGATACGGAGAAGAATAGTTTTTATACAGCTCCTTGATTATAATTACAAATTATGAGAATCGGAATTGAAATTCATCATTTTACACATATGGGTTATGTTTTGAGGTCTGAATCACTATAATTTGatgtaaattttgattatttttagagTTAGCTTCTCTTGGTTTTGTGTATTTGAATAATGCAAAATTGATATGTTCTTAGAACTTATAACAGGAAAATACATATAACCTTCATTAAAGTATGTTTACCTTCTAGTATGCAGTGGATACCAAGAATAATTCTTGCTAAAGTACATGGATTTGATTcactaatataatataattggTAATCTTTGGCCATGACTGAACGttgccacatcagcaattttcgaTGGTAATTAGCCAAAAGGATTATACTGtaattttgcaaaatgatttAAAACTATATTGgcagaattgaaaattttgggatTGAATTAACAATCATACGATTAGTTAAGGACTGAATTAGTAATTTCCTGTGAGAAACACTAATGGCACAAATCATTGCAAATACTTCTTAAATAGAACGACGCAGAAAGCCTCCCGTTTTCGATGCATAGCCATAATCGAACATTTGATCACGAGTTGGAGTTAATACGCCCAAGCAATTTCTTAGAGAGGATGTTCAGTATGCATGCAAATGCATTAATCTAGATCTTACACCGCGCGGATGAAACACACCGCAAGTAGATCAGATAATTATTTTAGGCGCTTGGAAtgcaacaaaagcaaaaggtcGTCCAAATATTAGTGGAAGGAAAATGGAAGCGGATGAAAGAGGAAGTGATTACGATTTCATCCTGAACCTGCTTGATAAACGAGCAAAGGCCTTGCCTTTCGGTGCATGCTTATCACTGATAATATGCAGTTACAAATCTATTCTTGAAGGATGAGCCTGTGATTATTTGTACTAACCACACTCCGATGATATgccttgatttttagtttttggtttATTTTGGAACTCTATGGGCCTGCCTTATTATTATGGCTTTTGAGATTTCCTATCATATatcattttgatgatgaatggaatttttattttttttttaccaaaacaaaaaaggaacaaagacCCTAGTCAAAGTTGAACACGAGAGGTCCTCCAAAGAATAGTCTCTTGATAATTTTAAAGGAGAGCCCAAAGTGGACGCTAAGTCGGTAAGACAAACCGATATGGGCATGGGTCAATCTTGTAATCAATTCACTATATAGTGGCCGGCATCTAACCCACCTTGCTTCTTCATAAGGAATGACCTCATTTGGCAATCTCATCCTTGACTATAAATTGCAAAGAGTGCCTTATCATCTCGCATCCAAAAGTCCATAACAAGCTCAAAACATGAAGGATGGCAATGAGCAAGTCTCGTTCCTCCTCTTCTTGTATCGTCATCCTCATCTGTTGCTCCATGCTGGTCATGACCTTGACCTTCGACTTCCTCCCTCGAAGCTCCGCCAATCAGCGGGTTCCGATTTCATCCTACTCCGGCGAGTTCTCTCTCCGTTTCTCAACTTGCGCCGTGGCATGGATTGTTGCAGCACGAGGAGCGCAAGGTTCATCACGCTTAATAATGACGGACGGCAGTCATGCTCGCCGAGCCCCAATTCAGAATGTCAAAACTAATACGACCACATGACCAGAAATTACACCTCGAGGGCTTTTTCTTTTACCTCTTTTCTACTAGTTTTCGTTGGGAGAATCTTATTTTGCACTAGATGTGATTTTTACGTGACAATGAAAATTATTCATAAGAAATGTGCAATTCTATGCCAATCCAACCGAAATCAATTAATATACAGAATCACGAACCATAGATGTTGCTTTCTTATGTGCAATCATGCCATGGCTGGCTGGCTTGAGTTGCTCATCTTATCGCACTTCTCGCACTCTATATGAGCAAATATAGCTATATCCTTGAAATTAGAAAGGATGTTATTCCTTAGCCACAGCGAGAGTCATTATCCCATCTCCTTGAACCAGATCGTGTCGTGGGCGTAAAAATGTACTTCGGCTAGCCTCATTCGTTCCCCATGCGGATCGAATTCTAGTTTTCGACGTATGCCGGGTGATACACGACGAAGCAATCCGTCGTTCTAGTTTTCATACAGTAATCTGGAATCTCCCTAACCCACGTGATAAGCAGTCAAATATCATTCATACAACCGAAAAAACAAGGACATTGcagaaggaaaatgagaaacaGAATGTCCACGCCACCCAAAAATCCATTCTATCAAATCCGCTGAGCAGCAACTTTTCTAGCAGATCTACGAATTGAAACGGCCAGTGTCACCTCGCATTCGAGTCTCAAGCTACAGAGGTTCAATTTTCACTCAGTACACAACTTCTCAGAGGCCGAATAGCTTCACGCACTAGGATGTGTATTTTCTGCTGCGATCTCCTCCTTGACCTCCTCGTTCTCATCCTTGACCTCGGCGGCCACCCCTCCCGTCCCCCGTCAGCCATAGgcgaaaaggaaaataaaaaataaaacaaataaaagaaggaaaaaggaaggggaaaaaattcaaaatatttaaaaaaaaattgcaaaaatcatccACATTATCATCAATCGTCCAAGTGTGCTACATGGGATGACCGATGctcatgtcaatgatttctagTAAAATGCTGAAATGACTTCATTGGAAAATCGTCAATAAGTTAcagactaaattgaccaaattaaaaaatttaggattgaattagttgTACGATAAGTTcagaattttttggatattttccCCATTCAAATGGTGTGGGTGGGTGGCCAAATCACAGTAACACATGGCCATATGAATTTAGATCCTAGACCTTCACTAAATCGACCAAATTGTGTCAAATCACTTAGCACAAATACTCCACGATTGAGCTTAGATCCTCCAGGACTTGCGGTGGATTGACGATTCATGGATTAAGGATTGTagaaatcttttttcttttctttttttagattgTGTTTGGTCGTCCGAATTTCAATTGGGATAGGACATAATaagattatattagaattccTCCAAATATCTTTCGGAGTGTAGAAAATCCCATCACATGTTTGATACAATCcaagatagaataaaaaatctttaaaattctAACTTGCCCAACACAATCCCCCTTAATATCTAGATCTCACCGCTTGAGCTCCCTTGCCAGCATCtcatgtaagaattattgtggcccacatgatatgatttattatatggtttaataatagttgaaatgctataaaataaataatgcaTTGGTTATGAGAAGTTGCAACTCTAATAAAACGAAGAGGTATGACTTTTATGGAAGTTGAAAAGGCACTTTGATGAAAGGCACCTATTGAAAGAGcgtataaatagagtccggtcctctccgCCTACAAAAACAACAATAACAGAAAAGAACTcggtattctctcctccatcgatAGAATACATTAAAGAATAGTGGgttaagagagagaaatcgaatttcttcatttggttcgAGTTATTCGGTTTTTCACAACAATTATCATCAAATGTGATactatggataaaggtatgtcttttatctatttgtgaaaaatcatgaagatcaaagattactgttttattatgaatttccgcattaaagaattatataaattgtctAACATCTCAAGCCCGCTCTCTTGCTCCCTCcgattcatcttcttcatcgcCAATTTTGCCATCTCCATATCCAAATCATAGTCCTCGCTTAGTTTCACCGTATCAGAGGCTATTCAAACACTGGCAAATACAAGCCTCAGGTCACCAAGGGCATCGCGAAGCGTCTCTACGATCTGGTAGACGAGGCAGCAGCGACCAATATAGAGGTGAAGGGTGTCAACGGGGTGGTGGATCGTGCGCTCGAAGCTCAAGTGCCACTTGACGTCAAAGGGATGGCAGAGGACTTGGACAGAGATCCACTAGTGGATAGCACTGGGGCAGCAACGTAATGAGGGGGAACACATTTCTGTCGTGGACAGCGAGATCCTTCGAGCGCACTCGTGAAAAATTCGAGTTCTTCAATGGTGTTGACCATGGAATGTATAACTTCTCATTTTCGCCCTCAAAGCACAATCGGCTAGGTGGCGATGACGATTGGGGTGATCAAAAGGCAATGACGATTGCACGGTAGTCAGAAATAATGAGATCGACTATCGTGAAGGTGGTCCTTGTGCTGTGACAAGTGAAGCCAATTGCGTCACTCCATCGTGGGAAAAAAGTTGTTaagttattttaaatttttttatccaatCTAGCTTTATCCCAACCCTTAGCCCAAATTTTTTATCTAGCATTTTATCTAGGTATGTCTAGGTTTATCCAATTAAGAAGACGTTGCCAAACACCAGATAAGACATATTGCTATCCTATCCAAACTTAAATTCGGACTATCAAACATAGCCTTAGTGGATAGAGACATTCTATTAGATGACTATTGGAAATTTAATTAGGCCAAAAACCTCCAAAGATCTAAAATTATACCACTATTgaccttattttttattctcaaactacttatgtgacatatttatcatatGTCAATATTCTGCCAATGAGCACCATTAAAAATCTCCCTTCATGGACGACAACGGGAGGCAAACTACGTTGACAACAGCACCCACATGGCTTAAGTGAAACAAAAACAATATcgttttggctaaaaaaaatcatctgaTTGATCATGCATATacaagtttgggttttttatatcacaagaaaaaaattagattaaatatgtCGTaagttagggttttttataTCACCAAAAAAGTTAAGGTAATTGTGTCCTAGTAGACATAGTTTAAagttttcaataattttttaccatATTAATTATAACGATAGAGTTATGAAAATTGGTGTCATAATCTATTTCCTAGGAGAATTGGAACTATATGCAGAGTTCAAGGCTACGGTTACCCATTCAAAGGATGAAAAGAAAGGCGAAAAGATTTAAATGTGGAACGAGGAATGGTGTCGGGGATACGGAGTATAGTTTTTATTTCGCTCCTTAATTACGTTGGTTCGATGTACTAGCTAAGCGGCCCTCTATCATTTTTATgtgttttattatttacaaGATAGGAAATTATTTTATGCGTTGATATACTATATAAGTTATTAATGGAGAATAATATTGTCCTTTGTTTAGATTTATGTTCATGATCgacttatatttttttttgggtaaaaaattttatttttgggtaaaGATGATCGACTTATATTATATTTAGTTAATTTGGATaatcttaattaaattatttttacctTTTAGTATGCAATGGATACCAAGAATAATTATAGCCAAACTACATGGATTTGATTCGACTATGTATAGTAATTTTTTGTCATCACTGGATGCCATGTTAACAATTTTAGAACTGTATtggcaaaattggaaattttgtgGTTGACTTGACAAccttacaataaatttagaattgaattgataattttcccaagaaATAACAGTAACGGCGCAAATCCATGCCGCTACTTCTTCACAAAAATGACGTGCACCCATTTTCGATGCATAGCCATAATCGAACATTTAATCACGTGTTGGAGTTAATACGCCCAACTTCTTAAATCGGATGTTCAGGGGATCGGATGGTTATCATAGGTGCTTGGAAtgcaacaaaagcaaaaggcaaGTTGGAGAAAATGGAAGCACTAATGATTTCACCTGAACCTGCTTGACTGGTCAAATTTGAACATGAGAGGTCTATAATGTTAAAAGAGAGTCCAAAGAGGATGCTAAATCAGTAAAATAACCTACCAGGGCACGGGTCAATGTTGTGACCGATTCTATTTAGTGGGTCGGTATCTATAATGCAAAAGGTCGTTCAAAgattagaggaagaaaatggaagtGCTAATGATATCCACCGATCCAGCTTCCCCAGTTCAAGTCGAACACGAGGTGGTCCAAAGATTAGTCTCTCAATAATCTTAAAAGAAAGCCCCAAGAGGACGGTAAATCGGAAAAACAAATCAAGACGGGCATGGGTCAATGTGGTAATCAATTCACAATATAGTGTGGCGGTATCTACCCACCTAGCTTCTTCATCATGCCCCTCAATAAGGAATAAAACTCATTGGGCAATCTCATCCTTCATTATTAATTGCAAAATGAGTGGTTATCATCCCGCATCCAGAAGTCCATAAGGAGTTCAAAGGTTAAAAAGGATGGCAATTACCAATGCTcgttcctcctctgcttctctcatCATCCTCATCCGTTGCTCCATGTTGGTCGCGACATTCAATGGGCGAGGGGCAGTCGCTCTCCTCGAGACTATATAAAATGGTAAAAACTAATACGTCCACATGAGCAGAAATTAGACCTCCCCTTTGAGGGCTTCGCCCTTTTGTGCTTTTTCTTAAGGATAACCCACCAAAACTCGCGGTCATAATGAGATTTACCGCAAGCTCGATGCTTGATAGTGAGAATCGGATTTGTAGTGGCTATGATTTTTAGCAGCGAAGGAAATCAATGATAATTGCTTATGACAGCATAGTAAGAAATGTGCAATAGTATGCCGATCCAATGGAGATTGTTCGATTGGCAACCATCAATTAATATGCAGACTCACAATCCATACATGTTGCTTAGTTATGTTCAATTATACCCGACAATCTTCATGTTGTCATCTCTATTTCCAGATGTTCTGTTCTGTGAATCTTGTACACATTGTATtcccataaatataatatagaTCCTCGATTGTGAAAGAAAATATCATGGCAATTTGTCTAGATTTAGGTAACTCCCATGCCTTCCTAACATGGGAAAGTGGCTCTTCAccaaagcaaacaaaagatTCAACGCCCAGTGCCCAATCTCAGCTCTTGGTCTTTTTCCCTGCCTTCTTGCCCAGCAGGTATgctctacccaaaaaaaaaaaagatacaacAACCACCTCCTCCGCTTAACCGTTGGCTTCGCATGGGTGAAATCTGCATGACGTGTAAAGAGGAAGGACCTAACCTCCTGCACAGTGCCTACAGACTGAAAATGGATAGGACTGACTTTGCCTTAAGGGTTGAACAAAACACAGCATATGAAGATGTAACTGCAGATGGTGGTTGAACCATCGTTAAGCGCATGTCGGTAGCACAAAACAGATTTATCTCGAAGCAGATCAGCCAAAAAGCTAGCCTGCCAACCAAACATAGAACCTTAACAACGCTGTTCCATGTATCTGAGTTTCCCAATGATGGAAGAAGAGATTGCATACACAACAAACACGGGGTGATAATCAATAAAGCAACCTGTTGTTCTAGTTTTTCTACAGTAACCTGGAATTCCCCTAACCCACATGATGAGCAGACAATATCATTCAAAGAACTGAAAAAACAAGGACATTGCAGAGGAAAATGGTAAACACAAATGTCAAACCACTCAAAAACCAATCTATCAGATCCACTGAGCAGCGTCTTCCCTGGCAGATCTAATAATAACACAGCCAGTGTCACCCTGCATCAGTTTAAGTCTCAAGCAATAGAGGTTCAATTTTCAATACACAGCTTCTCAGGCCGAATACCTTCACTCATTAGGATGTGTATTTTCTGCTGTAATCTCCTCCTTGACCTCCTTGTTCTTGTCTTTATCTTCTGAGATGAAGTCTGAACTGTCTTCAGCAACTGATAACCCATCATTATATTCTCCAGCCTTTGGTCCATTAAAGAGCTCATGATTTTCTAGTTCGGCTACTTTATCTTTGGCTTCACCCTTCAGAAGCTCCAACACCTCGAGCATGGTAGGTCTCTTCTCTGGCTGGCTCTGAGCACATATTAGAGCAACCAACACAACTCGCTTAAGCTCTTCCTCCACGTAATTTCCATTAATCCTTGGATCTGCCAGGTCGCTGAACTTCTGTTCACAGGCCAGTGGTAAAGCCCAGTCAGTGATCGTACGCTTTGTAGTGGCATTCAGTTTCTCAAGGGGTTTCTTCCCACTGGCAAGCTCAAGCAATAGGATTCCAAAACTATACACATCACAGCTCTCCGATGCCTTCCCTAGCATAGCATATTCCGGGGCCAAGTAGCCAAGAGTACCCTTAACTCTTGTTGTTACATGCGTCGCGCCATCAGGAATGAACTTTGCAAAACCAAAATCAGCAACTCGGGCCTTGAAATCAGAATCCAGCAAAACATTGCTGGCTTTGATGTCCCGATGAATGATATGTGGGATTGCACGGTGGTGAAGATACCTagattgacaaaagaaaagaataagcaATTAATGACACCTCTATACAGAGCCATAGCTAGAAAAAGAGTCTACTCTCGAACTACGGGACTTGATCATCTTTGACTCGAACTATAAAACTTCATGTAGATCTTTGATATAGTCAAAAGCAGAACCATCTTACAAAAAGAAAGCATGTGGTGAAACATACATCGGTAGTTTAGCTTAATTATAGAGCCAAAGTGCTCACTTGACCCCCTCATAACGgtttaaataaaacaaaaaaagacagGCAGGGTTGTTCAAAGCTTACGCAATTCCCTCCGCAGAACCTATTGCAATATTCATCCGCCTGTTCCAGTCAAGAAGGCATTCTGACGAGTGCTGCCCATGCAGGTGGGAGAGTAAGCTTAAATTTGGCATGTAATCATATACAATCAGACGCTCTTGCCCTTCTGCGCAATAGCCACGAAGGCTAAGCAAATTGTCATGCCGTACTCTTGCCAGTATCTCAACCTCAACAGCAAATTCCATTTCTGCTTTGTTGCTCCAGACCTTCAGCCTTTTCACCGCAATCTGCAAATATTTCACTTTAAGTATAGAAGCTACTccacaaaatattaaaatttggaGTAAAACACGGGTGCAAAGTCTTGAGATCCATTGTCATGTCTGAACACAAAAGGAGGATCTCTTTTGATGGTGATTGAACAAGCACACTGAAAAAAGCTTCGCCATAGGCACAAGCTGTCAACGTCActagaaggaggaggaggaggaggaggacaaggtAAATCAGAGAAGAGGGCTACTAAAGGGTCCATACCCTCCCTCTCAAAGATTGTGCAATTTTTACATGCTTCATAATATTTCCAATGTTGAGGAAACCTTTTATGGAAAACTCTGATTTCAGTTGACCATTGGTCAGGATGTCATACTAGCAAAGTCCAAAAAATTAATCACATCCTAGAAATGTGGAGATCTTTGGAGTTAAATCTAAGAGAACTGCATAGTGCCCCTTCTCCCTAGTCATCTTAGCCAGATTCAATCACCACCAAGAGCCCTATCCAAAGAGAGGAGTTCAATTACACCACACTTCATAAGTGGCCAAAACTATCATACATTATAACTCAGACTCTACCAACGTTGCAGTACTTCATCTAGTTCCACATCCTAGACAAAAGTCAAAATGTACAGGACTTCACTGGTCAAGATTAATTACTTTGGGAAAGCTTCATTCAGAACGGTGCACTAAACAATGTTTTTCTACTGAGCAAGAGATTTGGTGCCttgtaattttgaatttttcattgcAAGGAATCCAAGGATAAATAGGCATAACCAAATAccaatataaaatcaaaagaatcgcAACGAATTATAATGAAGCAATTCTCTCTTACTTGAGATCCATCCCATAACTGTCCCCAGTAAACGCTGCCAAAACCACCTTCTCCGAGCTTATTATCGTAATTAAAATTATTCGTAGCTGAATGTAATTCCTTCAATGAGAATATCCTCCAAGCCGGCTGCTTCTTGCGCCGTTGATTTCTGCGATTCAACTCGCACATCATACCATCATTACGCTACTATAGAAACCCAGAAGAAAAAGTACAGAAAGGCACCTCTCCAGAAAAATAAAGACATCAACATGAAAATGGGACATCGGTACACAAGTTCCTTTTTGTTTCAATCAAGTCAACCAATGGCTGTTGAGCTCAATTTGTCTCTGTCCATGGTCCTCTCCaatcaaaaagaataaaaatttgccaTCTCCACCTTATACCAGTAACTAGACACTAGAGAGAGCATCAAAACAGAACTTTTCTCAAACGCCCATGTAAAAATCCGCGAAATCCGAATCGGATCAAGAATCCGAACCCTCCCCAGATCACATTTGACTCgggcaaaaaggaaaatccagACGGACCACGACTCATCCACTTCAAAACCCACCCAACAGATGAAGCAAACGACCCAGAAATCACACTACCAACCAGTTCCGGAACCAGCATAACAACAATCTAGTACAGGAAAAAGAGAGCGAGGCGAACTCACCGATCCAGTCCCTTCCCGCAACAGAACATGGGGCAAAACGCCATTTCCGCACCCGCCCCACCAATCAAAACCCACTGTCCCTTTCACCTTCCACCTCCGCCCCGAGCCCGGCTACAGCTCGTAACGGGTcccccttccttccttccttccttcctccctgccgtttctctctctagaaacgGGAGGCCAGGtcagcggaggagagagaaagagcgaaGCAACCGCAACCGCAACCGCAACCGCAACCGAAGAAGAGATGCCAAACGTGAGACTCTCGAAAGCGAAGCAACTGCACTCAACATTTGCCCGTCCTCCCTTCCTTGCTTTCCTCGGAAAAAGCAGACACAAGCGAATGTCGCGCAGGCGCTGCTGTCTCGCTGGAGAAGAAAGGAAGTGTGTGAGCCAagtctccttctctctcttcctctctctctctctctagagtttGGTTTTTGTCGGGTCTAGCtggtttcaattttcaaattcgcCCCAGCTGGGCCCCCACGCAGGGGGaccatttcttaatttttaatcacATCTGTACCTGTTTTGCAAATTATTCAAATGACATGAAAGCAAGTTTAATGTTCGGTTCGTttgttgaattttatttttttttccctttctttgatgagattttcgTTAGGGCACAGTCTCTTTCACAGCATTGTCACgagaattttaaaataaagattGTTAAATCGTATGGAGGGTGTTTCGAATTTATATGTCCCGATATAGTTTTGGGATAAATGAAGTACAATACCCcgtgattgattgatttgtttatctgtCTATACAATTTCATATTCAATTAATTAGATTGATACATTTTATAAATAGACCAGGGGCTCCTTTATAGAGTAGTCTCACCAAATCAAGGTTGTTTCCCATCAAAGAAGAGCCGTCTGCATTTGTCCACTGACGTGGCAAGCTTCTAGATcgtgttttttattttcatgtgcCAATGCTTGTTAAGGGTGAGAATGATCCAGGTGACAGTTCTCACTTTGGAATTGAAAACTGCCCATTAAGGATcggttttaaaaaattggaacctACTTTCATGATGAACCTAATTTCTACAGAATTGCatcaatcaattaatatcatgatGAACTTAATATCTACATAGAGCACTAAAAGCTTGTTCAACTTTAAATTCGGGTTGAATGGTGAGCCACACATTTTGATTAAGGATTATAAGCTATAGAGTGAAACAAATCAATGACACTCATTAGCGAAGAGCTTAATTTCTCCAAAGATCATGGTGTGGTCCTCTTAGAATTTCCCAACTCTGGAAACATGTAAAGAATTAGACTCTACATTAGAAATCATAATCTCCGCAAAAGCCTTTAGACATTTGATCCATCTTTTTTCAACATCAACATGACTTAATTATGGGGATGCCTAAGGAAAACCTAATTATGCTCTAAAACAAGCTATTGGCTCTTAATTTCGTATCATGACGATAAAGCATTGCAACATTTATGGACATCTCCGATCGGTCTCCTCCatcatttttgtttgtttattttgttttgactatgaaaataagtaaatggattattaaaataaataaaaagtatttgGGTTGATCCTATTACGCATCCAAtagacaaaattagtcaaaaatgTCCAATActacaaatatatatacatatatattggtcgaaaaattacaaaataattaaataattgagttggaatttctttatatatatactcGTCTGGTGTAGGTGGGTGGGTAGACGATTCTACACTCAGAATTGAAAACCGAATTGATATTCATTGATTCTAGTAAATTGGTACCAAGAATCGAACCGAATCTCATAGGAATCGCTAATTCCGGGCTTGTCGAATCCAGTTTCAGGTAATTTCCGATTCCTTTGTACACCTCTAGTGTCCGTAGACTTTGTCCCCCT
This region of Eucalyptus grandis isolate ANBG69807.140 chromosome 8, ASM1654582v1, whole genome shotgun sequence genomic DNA includes:
- the LOC120287676 gene encoding PTI1-like tyrosine-protein kinase At3g15890 isoform X2 yields the protein MSHFHVDVFIFLERNQRRKKQPAWRIFSLKELHSATNNFNYDNKLGEGGFGSVYWGQLWDGSQIAVKRLKVWSNKAEMEFAVEVEILARVRHDNLLSLRGYCAEGQERLIVYDYMPNLSLLSHLHGQHSSECLLDWNRRMNIAIGSAEGIAYLHHRAIPHIIHRDIKASNVLLDSDFKARVADFGFAKFIPDGATHVTTRVKGTLGYLAPEYAMLGKASESCDVYSFGILLLELASGKKPLEKLNATTKRTITDWALPLACEQKFSDLADPRINGNYVEEELKRVVLVALICAQSQPEKRPTMLEVLELLKGEAKDKVAELENHELFNGPKAGEYNDGLSVAEDSSDFISEDKDKNKEVKEEITAENTHPNE
- the LOC120287676 gene encoding PTI1-like tyrosine-protein kinase At3g15890 isoform X1 encodes the protein MAFCPMFCCGKGLDRNQRRKKQPAWRIFSLKELHSATNNFNYDNKLGEGGFGSVYWGQLWDGSQIAVKRLKVWSNKAEMEFAVEVEILARVRHDNLLSLRGYCAEGQERLIVYDYMPNLSLLSHLHGQHSSECLLDWNRRMNIAIGSAEGIAYLHHRAIPHIIHRDIKASNVLLDSDFKARVADFGFAKFIPDGATHVTTRVKGTLGYLAPEYAMLGKASESCDVYSFGILLLELASGKKPLEKLNATTKRTITDWALPLACEQKFSDLADPRINGNYVEEELKRVVLVALICAQSQPEKRPTMLEVLELLKGEAKDKVAELENHELFNGPKAGEYNDGLSVAEDSSDFISEDKDKNKEVKEEITAENTHPNE